TAGGTGGGCTTCTGAAACATGGATAGGCCTCCTTTCAGATTTATTCTGATGCCATGATATCACGTTGCAAGAAACTAAGGAACTGCTGGTTTAGGACCTAAATCGGCAGGGGGACTGAATAGTTACGAAAAGAGCAGTTTAGGATCTCCGGGGATCCTGAAAAAAGTAGCCTGTTGGCAAGAAATATTGTCGTAGCAAAAATAGCGAACAGCCGAACGTCTATACGCAGAGGAATCAGAGATGATCATGTACCGGGCAAGGAAAAACTGGAGGAGTGTTCTTGTCGGTTGGCGATAATACTTGAAGAGTTAAAGAGACCTATGAAGCTGGATTCCATCAGAGGAAAGGAAGGGGAGGCAGCTAAAGCGTATTTTGCTGTGTTAGATAATCTCATAACCACACAATCTGAGGATTTTCCGTTTAACGGTAGAAATCGTAGACCTCCCCTCGACAGAGTAAACGCCTTGCTCTCTTTTGTGTATACGCTTTTATGTCACGATGTCTGTAGTGCCCTCGAAGGGGTCGGTTTGGATCCTCAGGTCGGTTTTTTGCATAGAGAGAGGCCTGGCAGGCCGAGCCTAGCCCTCGATCTAATGGAGGAGTTGCGGCCTTTAATGGCGGATAGATTGGTTATATCTCTCATAAACAGACGCCAAGTTTCCCCTGGTGGATTCATAGTCAGAGAGAGTGGTGGGGTAACGATGGACGATGAGACGAGGAGGGTAGTTCTTGGTGCGTATCAAAAAAGGAAACAAGAGGAAATAAGACACCCATTTCTCGATGAAAAGGTTTCGATGGGGTTGTTGCCACAATGCCAGGCTCTCATCATGGCTCGTTTTCTGAGAGGGGATCTTCCTGAGTACCCTCCGATGAGATGGCGATAACGTAGGAGGGGGCGTTCCTTATGATGGTGCTTGTTACCTACGACGTGGAGACTAAGTCCGCGGATGGGCAGAAGAGGTTGCGACATGTCGCTAAGTTGTGTGAGAATTATGGCCAAAGAGTTCAGAACTCTGTTTTTGAGTGCTTAGTGGATCCTTCTCAGTGGACTGATTTGAGGTATAAATTATTAAAAATAATAGATGAAGAAAAAGACAGCCTCCGATTTTATTTTTTAGGGGCAAACTGGAAAAGACGAGTGGAACATGTTGGAGCAAAACCTGGCTATGATCCAGAGGGTACGCTTATAATTTGATATGGTTTACCAGTAAAACTGTGTCTTGCCCCACCTTCCTGAGCTTTAAGGGCAGTTATGAGGTTTTTTTCGATAACTGCCCTGTCCGATCTAAAGGCATATTTTTAAAAAATTATTGACATTCATTGCTCTATAAGCGTATCCAAGGTTACAGCCCCAGCTCACGATACCCTTCCGCCACCTCATCCCCAAAGGCCACCAGATACACACTCTCCAGTTTGTCATCGGTCTCCAGGAACGCCCTAATAGTCTCAACCGCCACGGTGCAGGCCTCTTTTATCGGGTAGCCGTAGACGCCGCAGCTTATGGCGGGGAATGCCACGGTCTTGCAGTCGTGGTCCCTCGCCAGCTCCAGGCTCCTCCTGTAGCAGGAGGCCAGCAGCTTGGCCTCGCCGGATTTTCCCCCCTTCCACACCGGGCCCACGGTGTGTATCACGTATCTCGCCGGGAGGGAGTATCCAAAGGTTATCTTGCTGTCACCTGTGGTGCATCCCCCCAGTTTTTTGCAGGCCTCAAGGAGCTCAGGCCCGGCGGCCCGGTGGATCGCCCCGTCGACGCCTCCTCCTCCCAACAGGGAGCTGTTGGCGGCGTTGACTATGGCATCCACCTCCATGGTGGTGATATCCCCTCTGAATAGGGTTATACCTCTGCCCATTATCCTCACGCTCCTTCTATCCAGATCCTCAAAATGTCTAGGCAGGAAGGTTAGGAAACCAGCCCTTTTCCGCTAAGACGTCAAAGGCAATGCCGATCTGACGAGATGAAAATTGTTTCTTATGGTCACTCCACGAGTAAATCGCATCTACGATTTGATCCTTATCTAGAGCCTTTTCCTGGGTTACCACCCAGTGAACAGAGGCAAGAAGCTCCATTCCAAAAGGAGATTCAAACCCATTTACTAGCTCCGAAACTCTGTCAAAGCGGTTTGCGGTCGCGGGGGTATCCTCCAGATATGACTTAGCTTTTTCTACCGCTCCAGGCAGGATGTTGATCTGTTTCTCTGGGGTATCTCCCCCATCCAGATATCCTGATACCAGATGTCCCTCTATAACGTTTAGTACGTGTCGTAAGTTGTCTGCGTATGGGCCATACCAAGCTTTGCGATATCTTAATCTAAGAGGTTCTCCTGCCTCTTGCAGAAAGTACATCAGTTTATGTATTTCCAGTAGCGATATAAAAGGATCCATAAAACCATTGAGGTAACGATCCATCAAGCCTATTAAAGCGGCCCGTCCAGCGGTCATCTGAGGTTCTTTGCTACGAACGGTTTTGACGGCATCGTTTAGTTCTAGAGGTTCATATATAACGACGTGAACTTTTTCCAGGTCCTGGAAGGCCGCTAAAATACGGGGTTTTACATCGGACCATTCTAAGCCCCCTAGTCCGCATCCTAAGGGAGGTATGGCGATAGATTTGATGCCTTGGTTTTTAACTAATTCAATCAAGGCCTTCAACCCTATTTCGATATCGTTAATTGTGCTGCTATTGCGCCAGTGTCGTTTTGTTGGAAAGTTTATTATTAATTTAGGGTTGGTAAGTAATCCTGTCTCATAGACAGTCATTTTGCCAGGTTCTACCCTTTTTTCATCGCAGGCTTTTTTGTAGATTTTAAAATTATCTGGGTATGCTTTTTTAAACTGGAGGGCGATACCTCTCCCCATCACTCCCACACAGTTTACGGTGTTGACCAATGCCTCTACATCTTCCGATAGGATGTCTCCGCTTTTATACTCTATCACTATCAACACCTCCTCTGGTTAATAGTACCATTCAGGCATTGTTCTGACAGATAAGTTTTTTTGAAAACTATATAATAAATTATATGTTAAATCAAGCATTTTATTTGACTTGACACCTAGCCTTTCGATGAGACTAAGCGGGAAGCTGTGCTCCATCAAAAATTCAGCTTGTTTACCTTCTTTGATTTTAGGATTGGACCATTGGTCCGACATTATAGCTTCCCAGTTTAGATCTTTGAGGTCATTTATGTTGCTTCGGTCTTCAAAATACCTAGATCCAGCATTGGATAGGGTAAAGGCCCATCGTCTCTGGTTATCCTGAGCCCATCGCAGAGAGTTATAGAGATCAGCCTCAATATGCACTATGGACTCTTGTCCGTCACGGTATGAAAGTTGAGGATGATTTCCCTTGTAGATCAAATATAACATTACCGATCTCGGGCAAAAATAAAAAGGGACGCACTCACCGACGCATAATTCTGGATGGCTGGGGAGCTTGCTTTCTAGCCGTCTTTTTTTGATTTGCTCAATACCTATGTTAACGCTACTTGGGCCTTTCTTTTGAACCTCAGCGTCGCACAGCAAGCAGTTTGAGGACAGTATTTTAGACAACACGTCAAGATGCAATATATGATAGATCTTAGGCCTTTCAGGGATCATCGTTGTCTTCCCCCATCATCCCCACGCTCCTTCCAGGCGGATCCTGTCGGTATCATCGGTTTGCCCGAAAACCCTAACTCCGTTGCCACCTGCTTTTTTCACGGCGTACATGGCCTGATCGGCGTTCTTCGCCAACTCTATCTCGTCGGTTCCGTGGTCTGGGTAGATCGCTATCCCGACGCTACAGGATATCCTGATGGATCGATCGTCGATCTCGAAGGGCCTCTCTATAGCTAACACGATCCTTTCTCCTATCGATCTAGCCTGTTCCTCTCCGAACGGAACCAGAACGACGAACTCGTCTCCCCCTATCCTGCCCACCGTGCCGTCGTTCCCGACGGCGTCGGTTATCCTCTCTGTGGTTTGCCTCAGTACAACGTCGCCGACTGCGTGGCCGAAGTCGTCGTTAACCGGTTTGAACCTGTCCAGGTCTAAAAACATAAGGGATAGTTTTTGTCCCTTGAAGGATGCTTTTTTCATCGCTCTGTCGAGTCTGTCGGAGAAGGCCGCTCGGTTCAGAAGCCCTGTTAATGGATCGGTTTGAGCCATTTTAGCTATCTGCTGTTCCATGTCCTTTTGTTCAGTGACGTCCACTATGGTGGACAGCAGAACTCCCTCGCCGTTGACCGATACTTGGTCTATGGACAGTGCTCCCACGACCTGCCTGCCAGAGGAATGTTTGAACTTTATCTCCATATCCCTAACCGAACCGTCCTGCAAGACTCTGCGTATCATTTTCGATCGCTCCTCTAATGAGGCGCATAGCTCTATTTTTACTATGGTTTTGCCCAGTACATTTTTGTAGTCGAGGCCAAGCATTCTCGTCAGGCCAGGATTGGCGTCTATGATTTCTCCGTCGGAGAGCTTGGTGAGGACTATGCCATGAGGGGATCCGTTGAATACGGCTGAGAATTTTAGTCTCTCCTTGTCCAGTTCCTGCATGAGTTTCTTATTTACCATCAGATTCAGAGCATAGGCCCAGAGCACGATTAGAGTCTGTTGGGCGTAGCCGAAAAATATTTCTATGCCACCGGAGGGAAGCTCTAACGAGTGAGCATCATAGTATAGGGATAAGGCTGTTATAAATCTTGCTACGGCTATTATAAAATATACGACAAAAACTAGCCCAATTCCCAGTGTCAGATTTTTTCTCGATCGGTCAGCGTCGAGTATAGCGATCCTGATGTAGCGCCATGAGAAGTAAGACATCGATGCGGAGAAACAGGCTATCCTTTTGGGAGTGCTGGGATTTAAGTAGGTGAAGTAGGCTATAGCTGATGTAAGTATAGTCAAGATTATAAAGTCTTTGCGGTGAGAGTTTTTTAAGCCTAAGAAGGTTTCCAAACCGATCAAACCGAAGATGAGCCCCACTATCATGAGGCTGTTCACCATCACCACAGAGAAGAATGGACCGACGATCCCCCTCAGAAACATCAGTCCTAGACCTAAGGAAATGAGGATGAAGCCCAAAAAAGAGTATCCAAGACCGCAAAACCGCCCTCTACTCTGTCGCCACAGCGTTCCTACCAGTATGATACACACGCAAAAAAGTATAAAGCCTCCTAGCACAACGGTCCTAAAGTCCAGTCCCTCCACGTGCTATCACCTCCTCTAAGGTCCCCATGGCGAAGGCCGCCCCTATCCTCCCTGCCACCACCGATGCCGCCGCACAGCCGAAGGCGGCGGTTTTAGTCAGATAGTCCTGATGTAGGCGGTGCAGTTCCTCCCTGTCCATCTGTCCCAGCTTTACCAATATCGCCGCCATGAAGGCATCGCCACAGCCGGTGGTGTCTTTGACCTCCACCGGATGGGCCGGAACCGATGTGACCGTCTCTCCCTTTCGGGCCATCGCTCCCCTGGCCCCAAGAGTGAGAAAGGCCACCGATCCCTGTGATATAGGCAGGTCCATCAGCGATTCCTCTGGCTCTTTGCTTGGGCACAGCCACCGAAGGTCGTCGTCGCTGATTTTCACTATATCCGCTTTGGATATGACTTCCATTGCGATGGACCTGAAATGTTCCGGCCTGTCTATCGCCAGAGGGCGGACGTTGGGATCGTAGGCGGTTATGACTCCCGCCTCCCTAAAACGACCGAATAGCCCTAGATAGGTCGATGAGGACGGCTCCTCCAGCAGGGATATGGAGCCGAAGGATAGACAACTCCAACGGCGGGGATCCACCGAGGCCACTTCCTCCTCTTTTAGGGATACGTCGGCGGCGTTGTCCCGGTAAAACCGAAACTGCGGTTTTCCATCTCGGTCAAGGGCGACGAAGGCCAAGGTTGTGGAGGTTCCCCCTTCACGGACCGAGGGGGAGAGATCCAGTCCCTCCCTCTCCATAGCGGACCAAAGTCGGTCCCCGAAGGGATCGCACCCTATTTTCCCCAAAAAGCTAACCGACGCCCCCAGGCGACGAGCCCCTATGGCCACGTTCATAGGGGCTCCTCCTAGGCGACTCTCGAACAGCGTCGAGTCCCCTAGTCCCATGCCTGGGGAGAGGGATATGAGGTCCACCAACGCCTCTCCGGCGCAGAGTATGGCCCTGGTCACGTTAGCCCTCTATCACCGGGATTCGGCGGATGTTCGGGTTTGTGAAGACGTCGGAGCCGTCGTCGCTGTGGGTGGAGAACTCGGACACCACACATCCCTCCGGCCCTGCCTGAAACCAGTGAAGGACGTTGGGCATCAATGTGTACTGGTCTCCGGGGTTTAATGTTATCTGATGCCATACGGTACACCAGGGGCCGCAGAGGTCCGGCGGTTGACAGGAGACCGTTTCGGTTGGGTCTCCCTCGACGAACAGATAACAGGTTCCGTACCGACAGCGGAAGGTCTCCTCTTTGCCGTCGCCTCCGCCGATCGGTGGATGGCGGTGTTCGGGGCTATGCTGATTGGGAAAAAGGACCAGCTCTTTGGTGCATACCCTGTCGGTGTTGACGTAGACTATGATCCCGAGTCCCACGGAGTAGAAGTCGCCTAGGCCGTAGTCCGCCACCTCGTAGCTTTCCCACTCTTCGTCCCTGACGGCGATGTTGGCCTTGGCCGTGAGGTCTTTGGCTTGATAACGGATCTTTTCGTATTCAGCCCGCTTCATGATCTCACCAGCTTTAGGAGTTCTCTCGCCGAACTTGTCGGGTCGGAGGTCCCGACCACCGCCGATACGACCGCTATGCCCGAGGCCCCTGCCTCCATCACCGAGGGGCCGTTCGACAGGGCGATTCCCCCTATGGCTACAATGGGCAAGGTGGTGGAACGGGCTATCTCCCTCAGGCCCTCAAGGCCTATGACCGATGCGTCGTCTTTGGTTCCTGTGGGGAAGATTGCCCCGACCCCTATGTAGTCCGCCCCCTCTTCCTCGGCGATCCGAGCCTGTTCGGGGGTATGGACCGACAGGCCGATCAGGAAAGGTCTCGGTGCCATCTTTCTGGCTTTCGATAGAGGATAGTCCGACTGACCTAGGTGACAGCCGTCGGCCTCTGCTGTCAGTGCGACCTCTAGACGGTCGTTGACGAAGAGCTTGGCCCCCTTGTTATGGCACAGCCCTGTGAGGGAGCGGGCTATTTTCGTCATCTCCGACGAGGACATTGCCTTATCTCTTAGCTGGATGGCGGTGGCTCCTCCGTCCAGCGCCAGACTGGCCTGTTCCGCCAGGGACCTTGGGGCACCGATGGATCTGTCGGGGATCACGTAGAGGCTCAGTATGGATGGGTCCATCTTCATCCCACGATTCTGTCCTGGAGGGACAGTCTACCCTCCAGGTCTCCGAGGCCTGTTCTGGACAGGCCGTAGAGGTGGTCTATAAGGGAGACCTTGAAGCTTCCCGGTCCGGCCTCCAGGGCCTTTTCCGCCGCTATGTCCATGGCGAGAAGGCCCGCTATAGCCGAGGCCAGCACGTCGCCGCTGGATCCCAGTATGGCCGCTATGATCGATCCAACCCCACAGCCTCCGGCGGTTATCCTCTCCATCATGTCGCTTCCTCCGTGGATCTCGAAGACCCTGTTCCCGTCGCTTACGTAGTTCGTCCTGCCTGTGGCTATCGCTATGGTCCCGTACTTCTGGGCCAGCTTAAAGGCAGCGGTGTCCGCTCGACAGGTCCCTGTGGCGTCCACACCTCTGGTAGTTCCCTGACAGCCCGCCATTAGGGCTATCTCCGAGGCGTTGCCTTTTATGATGGAGACGGCGTATCGTCTCATGATGTCGTCCACCAGAGAGGTTCGTTTCTCTGTCGAACCGTAGCCGACGGGGTCGAGCACCACCGGTTTCCCTGTGACACCGGCGGTTCTCATGGCGGCGTGGATGGTCTTTATCGACGACTCGGTGGGAGTCCCTATGTTTATAAGCACCGAGTCGGCGACTCTGACCAGTTCAGGGGCCTCTTTTTCCGACGGAGACATGACCGGCGATGCACCTAGGGCCAGGCATATGTCCGCCTGAAAGGAGGCGGCTACGAAGTTGGTGACGTGGTAGACCAGAGGTCTTATCTGTCCTACGGTCTCCCAGCAGTGTCTGAGTTTTTCCGGTACGTTCATAACTAACACTCTCCTCCCTAAAGCCAATCGGCGGTGACACAGTGTCCTGTCGGGCCGTATCCCTTGCCGGGTTTAAATCCGTTCTCCAGGGCAAGCCTTAGATAAGCCCTGCCTCGTTCCACCGCCTCTTTAAGATCGCATCCCGCCGCCAGCTCGGCGGTTATAGCTGCACTGAGGGTACAGCCTGTGCCGTGGTTGTTTTCCGTCTCTATCCTCGGCGAACTGAGCGTGATCGATTTCCCCGAGATCCAGAGGACGTCGTTCATGGTTTCGCCGCTCAGGTGCCCCCCTTTTACCAATACCCCTTTAGGTCCCATCTCCCCTATGGCGGAGGCAGCGTGAATCATGCCCTGTACGTCCGATATGGACAGTCCTGTCAGTTTTTCCGCCTCCGGTACGTTAGGGGTCACCAGAAGGGCCAAGGGTAGGAGCTGTTCTTTTATGGCTCGTACTGCGGAGTCCTCCAGCAGAGAGTCGCCGCTTTGGGCTACCATTACCGGGTCGACCACCAATTTATCCACCGGCCAGGATCTTATGCCTTCGCAGACCGCCTCTATGGTCTCGCTGTTTCCGAGCATCCCGGTTTTTACCGCTCCGATATTGAAGTCCGACAGGACAGCTTTCATCTGGTCTATTACGATTTCCGGAGGTACGGTGTGTACCCCGTGGACGCCAAGGCTATTTTGGACGGTTATCGCCGTTATGGCCGAGGTTCCGAAGACCTTCAGTGCGGCGAAGGTCTTGAGGTCCGCCTGTATTCCTGCGCCACCACCTGAATCGCTGCCCGCCACCGTCATGGCGAGCCCTCTGTATATGGACAAAAAAAGCACCTCCCTGGATTAGTACCATCTACAAGATACCCTTTTTAGGGCCATTTTTCCATACCTATGCTGTATTATAGAGGTCTCAAACCGTAATATACTAGGAGGTCCTGGACGATGGAAGCAATTTACAGAGAAACTCTGGCCAAGGAGCTGAATATCCCTCAGAGCAGCGTGGTCGCGACGGCGGCACTTTTGGACGAAGGATGTACCGTACCTTTTATAGCCCGCTACCGCAAGGAAGCTACGGGAACCTTGGACGAGGTGGTTATAGCTGCAATAAGGGACGGTCTGGAGAGGCTGGTGGAGACCGATAAAAGGCGAGGGGCGATTATTTCCTCTCTGGAGGAGAGAAAACTTCTCACCGACGATCTCAAGGTCAGGTTGGAGGAGGCCAGGACCCTCACGGCACTGGAGGATATATACCTTCCCTACCGCCCAAAGAGGCGCACAAAGGCCACGATAGCCAGGGAAAAGGGACTTTCCCCTCTGGCGGATACCGTAATGGCCCAAGGCGGTCTGAACCCTCTGGAGATGGCTGAAGGATACGTCGATCCGGAAAAGGGCGTTCAATCCCCTCAGGAGGCCCTGGAGGGGGCCCTCCATATTCTGGCGGAGGAGATCAGCGAGAACATAGAGGCCAGGACGTCTATGAGAGCTATCTTCGTCCGAAACGGACGGATAAAGAGCAAGGTAAAGCCGGGTAAAGAGGAGGAAGGCTCTCGGTTCGCCGACTGGTTCGACTGGGAGGAACCTATCCTCAAGGCCCCTTCCCACAGGATACTGGCCCTTTTCAGAGGGGAGGCGGAAGGGGTTATATCCGTCACCGTTCGTCCGTCGGCGGAGCTGGCCTACGCCAAGCTCGACGGGCTCTTCGTCAAAGGGAGCGGCCCAGACTCAGAGGCGGTCAAAGAGGCGATTCGGGACGGCTACAAGAGGCTTCTCGAGCCCTCTATGGAGACGGAAGCCCGAAACGCCCTGAAGACCAAGGCGGACAGGGAGGCTATTTCGGTTTTCGCCAAAAACGTCAGGGAGGTGTTGATGGCCCCCCCTCTGGGCAGGAAGAGGGTTATGGCCTTGGACCCGGGATATCGAACCGGTGTCAAGGTGACCTGTCTCGACGAGACCGGCGAGATGGTCCATCACGAGACTATCTTTCCCCACACCTCCGCCCATATGAGGGACAAGGCCCTGGAGAGGGCTGGACAGATGTACCGAGAACACCGTATAGATGCGGTGGCGGTAGGAAACGGAACCGCCAGCAGGGAGACGGAGCAGTTTTTGAGGGAATGTCTTCCTGAGGACGCCCAGGTCTACTCGGTCAACGAGAGCGGGGCGTCCATCTACTCCGCATCGACACTTGCGAGGGAGGAATTTCCCGATCTCGATGTGTCCTACAGAGGGGCGGTGTCTATCGGTAGGAGGCTGATGGATCCCTTGGCGGAACTGGTAAAGATAGATCCTAAGTCCATAGGGGTGGGCCAGTATCAGCACGATGTGGATCAGAAGGCCCTCAAGAAGTCTCTGGACGACGTTGTTGCGTCATGCGTCAACTCCGTAGGGGTCGAGGTGAACACCGCCAGCCCTCAGCTTCTCTCCTTCGTGTCGGGGTTGAGCCCTAAGCTGGCGAAGTCGGTGGTGGAGAGAAGGAGACAGGAGGGGCCTTTCAGGACCAGGAAGGAGCTTCTCAAGGTTCCGGGGCTAGGCCCTAAGACCTACCAGCAGGCGGCGGGGTTTATAAGGATAAGAGGAGGGGAACACCCTCTGGACGACAGCTCCGTCCATCCCGAGAGGTACGATCTGGTGGAGAGGATGGCGTCCGACCTGGGATGTTCTGTGACCGATCTGCTCAAAGACCGTGAGCTAAGAGATGCCATAGATCCCTCAAACTACGTAGGAGAGGACGTTGGGCTACCTACAATAAACGATATACTCCAGGAGCTTGCCAAGCCCGGAAGGGATCCGAGGGAAGAGCTAAAACCCTTTTCGTTCGATCCCTCGGTGAACGAGATGTCCGACCTTAAGGCGGGGATGGTTTTGCCCGGGATAGTCACCAACGTGACAAATTTTGGGGCTTTCGTGGATGTGGGAGTCCATCAGGACGGATTGGTTCACGTCAGCGTGCTCTCCGATAAGTTCGTCAAAGATCCCTATCAGGTTGTAAAGCCCGGCCAAAAGGTCTCGGTGACGGTGCTGGAGGTTGACCTCAAGAGAAAGAGGCTGTCCCTCTCGATGAAGAAAAAATAGCAAAGGAGCTCCCTCAGGGAGCTCCTTACCTTCAATACACTAACAGCAGCCTTTACAGTAGGGCTTAAGGGACTCTCGGTATATACTCTCTATAACGTCGGCACCGGAGGGCACTGGGGCCAGAGAGAGAAGGCCAGCTAGGGACGGAGTGGTCTGGGCTAGCTCCACCAGCCTAGGTATGTTCTCCTCGGTGTAGCCCTCGTCGGATAGCTTGGAGCAAACCCCAACCGACTGGAGCCATTTCTCTATGCCCTGGGCCAGGCTGTCCGCCTCGTCGGAGTTGCCTTTGAGCCCAGGCACTATGGTGGAGTAGATGTCCGCCAGTACCTCCGGCTTTGCGGGGTAGGTGTACTTGACCACCGCAGGGAGTATCATAGCCAGTCCCAGACCGTGGGCCAGATCGGGCTTGACGCCGCTCAGGGGATGCTCCAGTGCGTGGGTGAAGTGGAGCAGGCCGTTATCGAAGCAGATACCGGCTATAAGGGACGCGTAGAGCAGGTAGTATCGAGCGGTCAGGTCCTTAGGATCCTCCAGAGCCTTAGGAAGGTAGGTGGATACTAGCCTAATGACCTCTTTAGCTAAAAGGATAGTGTAGGGAGATGCCACTTTCGTGGTGGCCGCCTCGGTGACGTGGTTTATGGCGTCTATGGCGGTGTATCTGGTCTGATCCGGTGACAGGCCGGTCATGAGGGCCGGGTCGTCTATGGCGTAGGCCGGATAGATGCAGTCGTAGGCTATGGCGGGCTTGTACTCTTTTTCAGGTATAGTGACAACGGCAAAGCGGTCCACCTCGGTGCCCGTTCCGTGGGTCAGGTTTATTGCCACCACAGGGGCGGCTTTGACGGGGGTGAACTTGAACTCGTAAAGGCTGCGGGCGTTCTCCTCCGGGTACTCCATGAGGATAGCCGCGCTCTTACCCGCGTCTATAGGGCTGCCTCCTCCTATGGCTACAACCGCCTTGGCTCCAAACTCTTTAGCCATGGCGACTGCGGCGTCTACGTCGTCAGCCTCGGGGTTGGGACGGATTTTGTCGAAAAGAACGTGGCCTACGCCGTGCTTGTCGAAAGCGGCGGTCACGTGGTCCCAGGCTCCGGTGGCCTTGTAGGAGCCTTTCCCTGTGACGCAGAGCACCTTGTCGATGCCTTTGGCCTTAAGATCTTCCACTATAGAGTCTATCTTGGCGATAGCTCCAACTCCAAGGTAGACGGTGGTCTTTGACCTAATCTCTCTTATCTCGTCGATCGGCATTGTGTGATCCCACATATTCGTTTCTCCCCTCCTGGTTCGGATTGTGTTCTATTCTCTATGGCCTCTCGCTTGTTATCGAGATAACAATAGCAGTATACTGAATACTAACGCAAGAGGTAGATGTGAAGTCGCAATAGGTAGATTTTTAAGGTCAAGAGCCGTGAGATCCGTCGTAGATGGTATCATTGGCCCTCAGAGAGGTGAAGGGAGAGGTTCGATCCATGGGATCTAATGTTTTTGACGTAATAGTTGTAGGTGGAGGCCCTGCTGGAATGATGGCCGCTGGTGCCGCCGGCGCTAAAGGGGTTTCGGTGGCCTTGCTTG
This portion of the Dethiosulfovibrio salsuginis genome encodes:
- the cas2 gene encoding CRISPR-associated endonuclease Cas2, yielding MMVLVTYDVETKSADGQKRLRHVAKLCENYGQRVQNSVFECLVDPSQWTDLRYKLLKIIDEEKDSLRFYFLGANWKRRVEHVGAKPGYDPEGTLII
- a CDS encoding O-acetyl-ADP-ribose deacetylase, translating into MGRGITLFRGDITTMEVDAIVNAANSSLLGGGGVDGAIHRAAGPELLEACKKLGGCTTGDSKITFGYSLPARYVIHTVGPVWKGGKSGEAKLLASCYRRSLELARDHDCKTVAFPAISCGVYGYPIKEACTVAVETIRAFLETDDKLESVYLVAFGDEVAEGYRELGL
- the darG gene encoding type II toxin-antitoxin system antitoxin DNA ADP-ribosyl glycohydrolase DarG produces the protein MIEYKSGDILSEDVEALVNTVNCVGVMGRGIALQFKKAYPDNFKIYKKACDEKRVEPGKMTVYETGLLTNPKLIINFPTKRHWRNSSTINDIEIGLKALIELVKNQGIKSIAIPPLGCGLGGLEWSDVKPRILAAFQDLEKVHVVIYEPLELNDAVKTVRSKEPQMTAGRAALIGLMDRYLNGFMDPFISLLEIHKLMYFLQEAGEPLRLRYRKAWYGPYADNLRHVLNVIEGHLVSGYLDGGDTPEKQINILPGAVEKAKSYLEDTPATANRFDRVSELVNGFESPFGMELLASVHWVVTQEKALDKDQIVDAIYSWSDHKKQFSSRQIGIAFDVLAEKGWFPNLPA
- the darT gene encoding type II toxin-antitoxin system toxin DNA ADP-ribosyl transferase DarT translates to MIPERPKIYHILHLDVLSKILSSNCLLCDAEVQKKGPSSVNIGIEQIKKRRLESKLPSHPELCVGECVPFYFCPRSVMLYLIYKGNHPQLSYRDGQESIVHIEADLYNSLRWAQDNQRRWAFTLSNAGSRYFEDRSNINDLKDLNWEAIMSDQWSNPKIKEGKQAEFLMEHSFPLSLIERLGVKSNKMLDLTYNLLYSFQKNLSVRTMPEWYY
- a CDS encoding diguanylate cyclase domain-containing protein, whose protein sequence is MEGLDFRTVVLGGFILFCVCIILVGTLWRQSRGRFCGLGYSFLGFILISLGLGLMFLRGIVGPFFSVVMVNSLMIVGLIFGLIGLETFLGLKNSHRKDFIILTILTSAIAYFTYLNPSTPKRIACFSASMSYFSWRYIRIAILDADRSRKNLTLGIGLVFVVYFIIAVARFITALSLYYDAHSLELPSGGIEIFFGYAQQTLIVLWAYALNLMVNKKLMQELDKERLKFSAVFNGSPHGIVLTKLSDGEIIDANPGLTRMLGLDYKNVLGKTIVKIELCASLEERSKMIRRVLQDGSVRDMEIKFKHSSGRQVVGALSIDQVSVNGEGVLLSTIVDVTEQKDMEQQIAKMAQTDPLTGLLNRAAFSDRLDRAMKKASFKGQKLSLMFLDLDRFKPVNDDFGHAVGDVVLRQTTERITDAVGNDGTVGRIGGDEFVVLVPFGEEQARSIGERIVLAIERPFEIDDRSIRISCSVGIAIYPDHGTDEIELAKNADQAMYAVKKAGGNGVRVFGQTDDTDRIRLEGAWG
- a CDS encoding carbohydrate kinase family protein, producing the protein MTRAILCAGEALVDLISLSPGMGLGDSTLFESRLGGAPMNVAIGARRLGASVSFLGKIGCDPFGDRLWSAMEREGLDLSPSVREGGTSTTLAFVALDRDGKPQFRFYRDNAADVSLKEEEVASVDPRRWSCLSFGSISLLEEPSSSTYLGLFGRFREAGVITAYDPNVRPLAIDRPEHFRSIAMEVISKADIVKISDDDLRWLCPSKEPEESLMDLPISQGSVAFLTLGARGAMARKGETVTSVPAHPVEVKDTTGCGDAFMAAILVKLGQMDREELHRLHQDYLTKTAAFGCAAASVVAGRIGAAFAMGTLEEVIARGGTGL
- a CDS encoding D-lyxose/D-mannose family sugar isomerase, yielding MKRAEYEKIRYQAKDLTAKANIAVRDEEWESYEVADYGLGDFYSVGLGIIVYVNTDRVCTKELVLFPNQHSPEHRHPPIGGGDGKEETFRCRYGTCYLFVEGDPTETVSCQPPDLCGPWCTVWHQITLNPGDQYTLMPNVLHWFQAGPEGCVVSEFSTHSDDGSDVFTNPNIRRIPVIEG
- the thiE gene encoding thiamine phosphate synthase, which produces MKMDPSILSLYVIPDRSIGAPRSLAEQASLALDGGATAIQLRDKAMSSSEMTKIARSLTGLCHNKGAKLFVNDRLEVALTAEADGCHLGQSDYPLSKARKMAPRPFLIGLSVHTPEQARIAEEEGADYIGVGAIFPTGTKDDASVIGLEGLREIARSTTLPIVAIGGIALSNGPSVMEAGASGIAVVSAVVGTSDPTSSARELLKLVRS
- the thiM gene encoding hydroxyethylthiazole kinase — translated: MNVPEKLRHCWETVGQIRPLVYHVTNFVAASFQADICLALGASPVMSPSEKEAPELVRVADSVLINIGTPTESSIKTIHAAMRTAGVTGKPVVLDPVGYGSTEKRTSLVDDIMRRYAVSIIKGNASEIALMAGCQGTTRGVDATGTCRADTAAFKLAQKYGTIAIATGRTNYVSDGNRVFEIHGGSDMMERITAGGCGVGSIIAAILGSSGDVLASAIAGLLAMDIAAEKALEAGPGSFKVSLIDHLYGLSRTGLGDLEGRLSLQDRIVG